In a single window of the Sediminicoccus sp. KRV36 genome:
- a CDS encoding autotransporter assembly complex family protein, translating into MLAPPSLPQSLSEPAQDEPAALSYRARIPDTGDATLDALLRTTSNLIALQEVAPTDAEGLLSRIAAEPARLWPVLDAEGYWAGRIEITQSPGTPVAVEIGVTPGPRYTLRQITVEGSPAPDLTAGQPARAEAVLGAETALLAQLRRDGHPLARIERQVTVDHSARAMDIAFTVQPGPRAEFAPPSVTGTERVNPEVVRRVAALRLAEQSFSPERLARARADVAALGPFASVRIETGPALDAQGRLPVTVEVRERPFRVLSATAAYETNYGASLRFGWQHRNLLGGAENLRVELEASRIGTDPNLLNARAAVTWRQPLPFGWDGSLVGGPALVRDRLDSYDRNAFVFNLAYERRLGERWTLSTGPIAEIGQSGVPGGTLSPYQLAGWAVQARYDSTQSLLDPRSGIRAQGSVTPSYAFNDSTAYLPLRLAGSTYFDVTGDGRGILALRGVLGSLVNTTAENVPPSQRFYAGGGGSVRGYDYQSIGPRTPQGQPGGGKPAGGASLLEGTVEWRQRFGENFGAVAFVDAGSVGAKTWAPTDDLRVGAGIGLRYYTAIGPIRADLAIPLVRQQGSGSFGFYIGIGQAF; encoded by the coding sequence ATGCTGGCCCCGCCCTCCCTGCCCCAATCCTTGAGCGAGCCCGCGCAGGATGAGCCGGCCGCGCTCTCCTATCGCGCCCGCATCCCCGATACTGGCGATGCGACACTCGATGCACTGCTGCGCACCACCTCCAACCTGATCGCCCTGCAGGAGGTTGCGCCGACGGATGCGGAAGGGCTGCTCTCCCGCATCGCGGCGGAGCCGGCACGGCTCTGGCCAGTGCTCGACGCCGAAGGCTATTGGGCCGGCAGGATCGAGATCACCCAATCGCCCGGCACGCCCGTCGCGGTGGAGATCGGCGTGACACCCGGCCCCCGCTATACGCTCAGGCAAATCACGGTGGAGGGGAGCCCGGCGCCGGATCTCACAGCCGGCCAGCCAGCCCGGGCCGAGGCGGTGCTGGGCGCCGAAACCGCGCTGCTTGCCCAGCTACGCCGCGACGGCCACCCGCTGGCCCGGATCGAGCGGCAGGTGACGGTGGACCATTCAGCCCGCGCGATGGACATCGCCTTCACCGTGCAGCCCGGCCCGCGCGCGGAGTTCGCTCCCCCCAGCGTCACCGGCACCGAGCGCGTGAACCCCGAGGTGGTGCGCCGCGTGGCGGCCCTGCGCCTGGCCGAGCAAAGCTTCAGCCCGGAACGCCTCGCTCGCGCCCGCGCCGATGTGGCAGCCCTCGGGCCCTTCGCCTCGGTGCGGATCGAGACCGGTCCGGCACTGGATGCGCAGGGCCGCCTGCCGGTGACGGTGGAGGTGCGTGAACGCCCCTTCCGGGTGCTGAGCGCCACGGCTGCCTATGAGACCAATTACGGCGCCTCGCTGCGCTTTGGCTGGCAGCATCGCAACCTTCTGGGGGGTGCCGAAAATCTCCGCGTGGAGCTGGAAGCCAGCCGCATCGGCACGGACCCGAACCTGCTCAATGCCCGCGCCGCCGTGACCTGGCGGCAGCCGCTGCCCTTCGGCTGGGATGGCAGCCTCGTCGGTGGGCCCGCCCTCGTGCGGGACAGGCTGGATAGCTACGACCGTAACGCCTTCGTGTTCAACCTGGCCTATGAGCGGCGGCTCGGCGAGCGCTGGACCCTCTCCACCGGCCCCATCGCCGAGATCGGCCAGAGCGGCGTGCCGGGCGGCACGCTCAGCCCCTATCAGTTGGCCGGCTGGGCGGTGCAGGCGCGGTATGACAGCACGCAAAGCCTGCTCGATCCGCGCTCGGGCATCCGTGCGCAGGGCAGCGTGACGCCCTCCTATGCGTTCAATGACAGCACGGCCTATCTGCCGCTGCGGCTGGCCGGCTCCACCTATTTCGACGTGACGGGCGACGGCCGTGGCATCCTCGCGCTGCGCGGCGTCCTGGGCAGCCTCGTGAACACCACGGCCGAAAATGTCCCACCCAGCCAGCGCTTCTATGCGGGCGGCGGTGGATCGGTCCGCGGCTATGATTATCAATCCATCGGGCCGCGCACGCCCCAGGGCCAACCAGGGGGGGGCAAGCCCGCCGGCGGGGCGAGCCTGCTGGAGGGCACCGTCGAGTGGCGCCAGCGCTTTGGCGAGAACTTCGGGGCCGTCGCTTTCGTGGATGCGGGCTCGGTCGGCGCCAAGACCTGGGCGCCGACGGATGATTTGCGCGTGGGCGCCGGCATTGGCCTGCGCTACTACACGGCGATCGGCCCGATCCGCGCCGACCTCGCCATCCCGTTGGTGCGCCAGCAGGGCAGCGGGTCCTTCGGCTTCTATATCGGCATCGGCCAGGCCTTCTGA